The stretch of DNA GAGTTCCCCAACATCTGGTAGATGACCGTCTCCGTCGGCACGACGAGGGCGCCGCACCCCCGCGCCGCGTCCAGGGCCAGGGCGTGATTCGCCGCGTCGCGGCTCCCGCAGGCGTCGGCGACGAGGACGACGCTCCGCCCCCGTCCGATCAGGTCCATCACGGTGGACAGAATGCAGATGTGGGTCTCTATCCCGAACAGGACCGTAACGGGCCGGTCCAGCGCGTCCAGCGCCTCGTCGAAGCCGTCGTGTCCGCAGCAGGAGAAGCTCGTCTTCTCGATGTA from uncultured Fretibacterium sp. encodes:
- a CDS encoding isochorismatase family protein, producing the protein MFVPMEAKNSALLMVDIQEHLMPLISGRDVVLQNAVRLLTAVRVLNLPLLVTEQYPKGIGPTLLQLSSLLPPGTPYIEKTSFSCCGHDGFDEALDALDRPVTVLFGIETHICILSTVMDLIGRGRSVVLVADACGSRDAANHALALDAARGCGALVVPTETVIYQMLGNSRAPGFKALLPLFK